The following proteins come from a genomic window of Corynebacterium hansenii:
- a CDS encoding helix-turn-helix domain-containing protein, translating into MADHVTQPVTGRRTVSVAEFASIFDIDVQRVYRWCQCGRLRTMPKRAGSREHWKILAAEVDRVMVEGFPVDPRQVA; encoded by the coding sequence ATGGCCGATCACGTCACTCAGCCCGTCACCGGCCGCCGGACCGTATCCGTCGCCGAATTCGCGTCGATTTTCGACATCGACGTCCAGCGGGTCTACCGCTGGTGCCAGTGCGGCCGGCTCCGCACGATGCCGAAGCGCGCGGGCTCCCGCGAGCACTGGAAGATCCTCGCGGCCGAGGTCGACCGCGTCATGGTTGAGGGTTTCCCCGTCGACCCGAGGCAGGTGGCCTGA
- a CDS encoding glutaredoxin family protein, which produces MGLRQDLRGIRPPTAEPMSVVMWTAPNCPQCRRTQAMLTRHDVPVTVKALDDSILAFAEEAGFREAPVVLGVRPDGTSEWWSGMDFERIAEFVGLARKAANNA; this is translated from the coding sequence ATGGGACTCCGTCAAGACCTGCGGGGCATTCGCCCGCCGACGGCCGAGCCGATGTCCGTCGTGATGTGGACGGCGCCGAACTGTCCGCAGTGCCGCCGCACCCAGGCCATGCTCACCCGGCACGACGTTCCGGTCACCGTGAAGGCGCTCGACGACAGCATTCTCGCCTTCGCCGAGGAGGCCGGATTCCGCGAGGCGCCTGTCGTCCTTGGCGTCCGCCCGGATGGCACATCCGAGTGGTGGTCCGGCATGGATTTCGAGCGCATTGCCGAGTTCGTCGGCCTGGCCCGGAAGGCGGCCAACAATGCCTGA